The Eleutherodactylus coqui strain aEleCoq1 chromosome 6, aEleCoq1.hap1, whole genome shotgun sequence genome window below encodes:
- the RNF186 gene encoding E3 ubiquitin-protein ligase RNF186, which produces MEDSPHLHPTCTEDVEAETLQSQLDSGELPGPDVPKPEPMEEQKASLHDTLPSSRPSTSNGPDSYLTDMDCPVCFSRYNIYRVPKELSCKHNFCAVCLKLLIHNEVGTWRIVCPVCRAPTPVFGGLVCTLQNQESLMSRLEEPKTKAKVLEPSGTTEMAIRLDGDGHFDLGDDERHGNLRIAARRLVILLLILLILLIIILQFIYTGIMKWVLGFTLGVVVIITVLLCFNPYCRMRLPQVDSQQKDNDAV; this is translated from the coding sequence ATGGAGGATTCTCCGCACCTTCATCCTACCTGCACTGAGGATGTAGAAGCCGAGACCCTACAAAGCCAGTTAGACTCTGGTGAACTACCGGGTCCAGATGTACCAAAGCCAGAACCTATGGAAGAGCAAAAGGCATCACTCCATGATACACTTCCATCATCCCGTCCATCTACCAGTAATGGGCCTGACTCTTACCTTACTGACATGGACTGCCCGGTCTGCTTCAGCAGATATAACATCTATAGGGTTCCGAAGGAGCTATCCTGCAAGCACAACTTCTGTGCCGTTTGCCTTAAGCTGCTGATCCACAATGAGGTAGGCACTTGGCGCATCGTGTGTCCGGTCTGTAGGGCGCCTACCCCAGTTTTTGGAGGACTTGTATGCACTTTGCAAAACCAGGAATCACTTATGAGCAGACTAGAAGAGCCAAAGACTAAAGCTAAGGTTCTTGAGCCTTCTGGGACAACAGAGATGGCTATAAGGTTGGACGGCGATGGCCATTTTGATCTGGGGGATGATGAGCGACATGGAAACCTCAGAATTGCGGCTAGAAGACTCGTCATACTTTTGCTAATTTTGCTCATTCTACTCATTATCATCCTGCAATTTATCTACACGGGGATTATGAAATGGGTTCTTGGGTTCACCCTTGGTGTGGTCGTGATTATTACCGTCCTGCTCTGCTTCAACCCGTACTGCAGGATGCGCTTACCCCAGGTGGACAGTCAACAAAAGGACAATGATGCTGTGTGA